From a region of the Salarias fasciatus chromosome 6, fSalaFa1.1, whole genome shotgun sequence genome:
- the anp32b gene encoding acidic leucine-rich nuclear phosphoprotein 32 family member B isoform X1, producing MDMKKRIHLELRNRTPSDVRELVLDNCRSVEGKMEGLTAEFVNLEFLSLINVGLITVSNLPKLGKLKKLELSDNRISGGLDVLAEKLPNLTHLNLSGNKLKDISTLEPLKKLDNLKSLDLFNCEVTNLNDYRESVFKLLPQLTYLDGYDMEDREASDSDGEVDGDGVDDDEDEEGEEEEDEEGEEEDFDEEEDEEEDEEEVEGEEDDEEVSGEDEEEDFGQDGEVDEEDDDEDEDEDEAEAGKGEKRKRDPEDEDEDEDDEDDD from the exons ATGGACATGAAGAAGAGGATCCACTTGGAGCTAAGAAACAGGACACCGTCTGAT GTACGAGAACTCGTCCTCGACAATTGCCGGTCAGTTGAAGGAAAAATGGAAGGCCTCACAGCTGAGTTTGTCAACCTGGAGTTCCTCAGTTTGATAAATGTCGGCTTAATCACAGTCTCCAATCTGCCTAAACtaggaaaactgaaaaag CTGGAGTTGAGCGACAACAGAATCAGTGGCGGCCTTGATGTTTTAGCAGAAAAACTTCCCAACCTCACACATTTAAACCTGAGTGGCAACAAATTGAAAGACATCAGCACATTGGAACCATTG AAAAAACTGGACAACCTGAAGAGTTTGGACCTGTTTAACTGTGAAGTGACAAACCTCAACGACTACAGAGAGAGCGTGTTCAAGCTGCTGCCCCAGCTCACCTACTTGGATGGCTACGACATGGAGGACAGGGAAGCGTCCGACTCAGACGGGGAGGTGGACGGGGACGGCGTCGACGACGACGAAGACGAAG aaggagaggaggaggaggatgaggagggagaggaggaggacttcgatgaggaggaggatgaggaggaagatgaagaagaggtagaaggagaagaggatgatgaagaagTCAGCGGTGAAGACGAG GAGGAAGACTTTGGTCAGGATGGAGAAGTAGATGAAGAAGATGACGATGAAGACGAAGATGAAGATG AAGCAGAAGCCGGCAAAGGCGAGAAGAGAAAGCGAGATCCGGAGGATGAAGACGAAGACGAGGATGACGAGGACGACGATTAA
- the anp32b gene encoding acidic leucine-rich nuclear phosphoprotein 32 family member B isoform X2, with the protein MDMKKRIHLELRNRTPSDVRELVLDNCRSVEGKMEGLTAEFVNLEFLSLINVGLITVSNLPKLGKLKKLELSDNRISGGLDVLAEKLPNLTHLNLSGNKLKDISTLEPLKKLDNLKSLDLFNCEVTNLNDYRESVFKLLPQLTYLDGYDMEDREASDSDGEVDGDGVDDDEDEEGEEEEDEEGEEEDFDEEEDEEEDEEEVEGEEDDEEVSGEDEEEDFGQDGEVDEEDDDEDEDEDAEAGKGEKRKRDPEDEDEDEDDEDDD; encoded by the exons ATGGACATGAAGAAGAGGATCCACTTGGAGCTAAGAAACAGGACACCGTCTGAT GTACGAGAACTCGTCCTCGACAATTGCCGGTCAGTTGAAGGAAAAATGGAAGGCCTCACAGCTGAGTTTGTCAACCTGGAGTTCCTCAGTTTGATAAATGTCGGCTTAATCACAGTCTCCAATCTGCCTAAACtaggaaaactgaaaaag CTGGAGTTGAGCGACAACAGAATCAGTGGCGGCCTTGATGTTTTAGCAGAAAAACTTCCCAACCTCACACATTTAAACCTGAGTGGCAACAAATTGAAAGACATCAGCACATTGGAACCATTG AAAAAACTGGACAACCTGAAGAGTTTGGACCTGTTTAACTGTGAAGTGACAAACCTCAACGACTACAGAGAGAGCGTGTTCAAGCTGCTGCCCCAGCTCACCTACTTGGATGGCTACGACATGGAGGACAGGGAAGCGTCCGACTCAGACGGGGAGGTGGACGGGGACGGCGTCGACGACGACGAAGACGAAG aaggagaggaggaggaggatgaggagggagaggaggaggacttcgatgaggaggaggatgaggaggaagatgaagaagaggtagaaggagaagaggatgatgaagaagTCAGCGGTGAAGACGAG GAGGAAGACTTTGGTCAGGATGGAGAAGTAGATGAAGAAGATGACGATGAAGACGAAGATGAAGATG CAGAAGCCGGCAAAGGCGAGAAGAGAAAGCGAGATCCGGAGGATGAAGACGAAGACGAGGATGACGAGGACGACGATTAA
- the hemgn gene encoding hemogen isoform X3 — MEETLQQDSESKNPNEDQGGIRRRLRDRDLLKKRKAEAEEKETNQWVLGLESQRKRSRPADKSSSKRRGRPKKTEATPQIVAQGEAALTQEAPAAAAVLEPAAVIPDQIPNTSLTSFTTTKEESKPVFGSGQGLIFGPFQTPVSAPVSQALDVAPVRDSAPDPVPALSQESVRAEAPAPVQVESLYTGSKGKEKPGQILIEDLGPDEEEDITPSQDDTAEEDLSETLSISEPEQTKMYSVPVLSSPPVQQEYFPGN; from the exons ATGGAGGAGACGTTGCAACAAGACTCGGAATCTAAAAATCCAAATGAGGACCAAG GAGGGATCCGCCGCCGATTGCGAGACAGAGaccttctgaagaagagaaaagctgAGGCAGAGGAGAAGGAAACAAACCAGTGGGTTTTGGG GTTGGAGAGCCAAAGGAAACGATCAAGACCCGCAGACAAGAGCAGctcaaagaggagagggaggcccAAGAAGACTGAAGCCACACCACAGATAGTTGCTCAGGGGGAGGCAGCGCTGACTCAGGAGGCTCCTGCTGCGGCGGCGGTGCTTGAACCTGCTGCGGTCATCCCAGATCAAATACCAAATACTTCTCTGACCTCCTTTACCACCACCAAAGAAGAGTCAAAACCAGTTTTTGGATCTGGCCAAGGCTTAATTTTTGGTCCTTTCCAAACTCCTGTCTCTGCTCCAGTTAGCCAGGCTCTAGATGTGGCTCCTGTGCGAGACTCAGCTCCAGATCCGGTTCCGGCTCTGTCCCAGGAGTCTGTCAGAGCTGAAGCTCCAGCTCCTGTGCAGGTGGAGAGCCTCTACACCGGGTCAAAAGGGAAGGAGAAGCCTGGCCAGATCCTGATTGAGGACTTGGGTccagatgaagaggaagacatCACTCCATCGCAAGATGATACAGCTGAGGAGG ATTTGAGTGAAACACTGTCAATCAGTGAACCTGAACAAACTAAAATGTACTCAGTTCCAGTATTGTCCTCTCCACCTGTGCAACAGGAATATTTTCCTGGAAATTAA
- the coro2aa gene encoding coronin-2A isoform X2: MSWRPQYRSSKFRHVFGKAATKESCYDGVPITRSVQDNNFCTVNPRFLAVITECAGGGAFLVLSLHHTGKVDPHHPRVSGHRGNVLDIKWNPFNDYCIASCSEDTTVKVWEIPPHGVLKTLTVAWKELQGHSRRVGLIEWHPTAKNILFSTGYDYQVMIWNLDCPEQVIKNPVRTISHHTDVVLSMSFNTDGSLLATSCKDRKVRLMEARSGNILQETNSKAHKASKVLILGNVKMLLTTGTSRWNERQIALWDQDDLSVPLLEENLDGSSGVLFPFYDPDTHMLYIAGKGDGNMRYYEISSEKPYIHYLTEYRSNLPQKGMGVMPKRGLDVNSCEVFRFYKLVTIKSLIEPLSMIVPRRSESYQEDIYPMTAGNKPAVTAEEWLSGVNKGPVLMSLKPGSQLAESYSETKAAESSLDPGRPQSRPGMLAIIQDERGAKESREDSGITEDALSRTSVSNGEDLALCSPPRTESELRLKFHKQQEEIRRLRELVGQRDVRIKQLELEIKNMKNSQSQSSL; encoded by the exons atgTCATGGCGCCCTCAGTACCGCAGCTCCAAGTTCCGCCACGTGTTTGGTAAGGCCGCCACCAAGGAGAGCTGCTACGATGGCGTGCCAATCACACGCAGCGTCCAGGACAACAACTTCTGCACCGTCAACCCACGGTTCCTGGCCGTCATCACCGAGTGTGCGGGGGGAGGGGCCTTCCTGGTCCTGTCGCTCCATCAT acGGGTAAAGTGGACCCTCACCACCCTCGTGTGTCGGGCCACAGGGGCAACGTGTTGGACATTAAATGGAACCCCTTCAACGACTACTGTATCGCCTCCTGCTCTGAAGACACCACG GTTAAAGTGTGGGAAATCCCTCCCCATGGGGTGTTAAAAACCCTGACCGTGGCGTGGAAGGAGCTCCAGGGTCACAGCCGCAGGGTGGGCCTCATCGAGTGGCACCCGACCGCGAAGAACATCCTCTTCAGCACGGGCTACGACTACCAG GTGATGATCTGGAACCTGGACTGTCCCGAGCAGGTGATCAAAAACCCCGTGCGGACCATCAGCCACCACACAGACGTGGTCCTGTCCATGTCCTTCAACACAGACGGCAGCCTCCTCGCGACCTCCTGCAAAGACAGGAAGGTCCGACTGATGGAGGCTCGCTCAGGAAACATACTGCAG GAAACCAACAGCAAGGCACACAAAGCCAGTAAAGTGTTGATACTGGGAAACGTGAAGATGCTCCTCACGACGGGAACTTCACGCTGGAATGAACGACAGATAGCTCTGTGGGATCAG gatgATTTGTCTGTGCCTTTgttggaggagaacctggatgGGTCGTCGGGGGTGTTATTTCCTTTCTACgacccagacacacacatgctctaCATCGCTGGGAAG ggtgATGGAAATATGCGATACTATGAGATCAGCTCAGAAAAACCATACATCCACTACTTAACGGAGTACCGCTCAAACCTACCTCAGAAAGGAATGG GTGTGATGCCAAAGAGAGGTCTAGATGTCAACTCCTGCGAGGTGTTCAGGTTCTACAAACTGGTGACAATCAAAAGTTTAATTGAGCCCCTTTCGATGATTGTTCCCCGCAGG TCGGAGTCCTACCAAGAAGACATTTATCCAATGACTGCTGGCAACAAGCcggccgtgacagccgaggagTGGCTCAGCGGCGTCAACAAAG GTCCAGTGCTGATGTCTCTTAAGCCTGGAAGTCAACTTGCAGAGTCTTACTCGGAGACCAAGGCGGCGGAGAGCTCGCTGGACCCCGGCAGACCTCAGAGCCGGCCGGGCATGCTGGCCATCATTCAGGACGAGCGCGGAGCCAAAGAAAGCAGAGAGGACAGCGGCATCACAGAGGACGCCCTGAGTCGGACGTCTGTGAGCAACGGAGAAGACCTCGCACTCTGCTCTCCCCCCAGGACAGAGAGCGAG CTTCGCCTGAAGTTCCacaagcagcaggaggagatccGGCGGCTGAGGGAGCTGGTCGGGCAGAGGGACGTGCGCATcaagcagctggagctggagattAAGAACATGAAAAACTCCCAGTCTCAGAGCTCGCTTTAG
- the anp32b gene encoding acidic leucine-rich nuclear phosphoprotein 32 family member B isoform X3, translating to MDMKKRIHLELRNRTPSDVRELVLDNCRSVEGKMEGLTAEFVNLEFLSLINVGLITVSNLPKLGKLKKLELSDNRISGGLDVLAEKLPNLTHLNLSGNKLKDISTLEPLKKLDNLKSLDLFNCEVTNLNDYRESVFKLLPQLTYLDGYDMEDREASDSDGEVDGDGVDDDEDEAEAGKGEKRKRDPEDEDEDEDDEDDD from the exons ATGGACATGAAGAAGAGGATCCACTTGGAGCTAAGAAACAGGACACCGTCTGAT GTACGAGAACTCGTCCTCGACAATTGCCGGTCAGTTGAAGGAAAAATGGAAGGCCTCACAGCTGAGTTTGTCAACCTGGAGTTCCTCAGTTTGATAAATGTCGGCTTAATCACAGTCTCCAATCTGCCTAAACtaggaaaactgaaaaag CTGGAGTTGAGCGACAACAGAATCAGTGGCGGCCTTGATGTTTTAGCAGAAAAACTTCCCAACCTCACACATTTAAACCTGAGTGGCAACAAATTGAAAGACATCAGCACATTGGAACCATTG AAAAAACTGGACAACCTGAAGAGTTTGGACCTGTTTAACTGTGAAGTGACAAACCTCAACGACTACAGAGAGAGCGTGTTCAAGCTGCTGCCCCAGCTCACCTACTTGGATGGCTACGACATGGAGGACAGGGAAGCGTCCGACTCAGACGGGGAGGTGGACGGGGACGGCGTCGACGACGACGAAGACGAAG CAGAAGCCGGCAAAGGCGAGAAGAGAAAGCGAGATCCGGAGGATGAAGACGAAGACGAGGATGACGAGGACGACGATTAA
- the hemgn gene encoding uncharacterized protein hemgn isoform X2, which yields MIRAKLLELSQHYAGLSMEETLQQDSESKNPNEDQGGIRRRLRDRDLLKKRKAEAEEKETNQLESQRKRSRPADKSSSKRRGRPKKTEATPQIVAQGEAALTQEAPAAAAVLEPAAVIPDQIPNTSLTSFTTTKEESKPVFGSGQGLIFGPFQTPVSAPVSQALDVAPVRDSAPDPVPALSQESVRAEAPAPVQVESLYTGSKGKEKPGQILIEDLGPDEEEDITPSQDDTAEEDLSETLSISEPEQTKMYSVPVLSSPPVQQEYFPGN from the exons ATGATAAGGGCCAAACTGCTAGAACTCTCCCAGCACTATG CAGGACTCAGCATGGAGGAGACGTTGCAACAAGACTCGGAATCTAAAAATCCAAATGAGGACCAAG GAGGGATCCGCCGCCGATTGCGAGACAGAGaccttctgaagaagagaaaagctgAGGCAGAGGAGAAGGAAACAAACCA GTTGGAGAGCCAAAGGAAACGATCAAGACCCGCAGACAAGAGCAGctcaaagaggagagggaggcccAAGAAGACTGAAGCCACACCACAGATAGTTGCTCAGGGGGAGGCAGCGCTGACTCAGGAGGCTCCTGCTGCGGCGGCGGTGCTTGAACCTGCTGCGGTCATCCCAGATCAAATACCAAATACTTCTCTGACCTCCTTTACCACCACCAAAGAAGAGTCAAAACCAGTTTTTGGATCTGGCCAAGGCTTAATTTTTGGTCCTTTCCAAACTCCTGTCTCTGCTCCAGTTAGCCAGGCTCTAGATGTGGCTCCTGTGCGAGACTCAGCTCCAGATCCGGTTCCGGCTCTGTCCCAGGAGTCTGTCAGAGCTGAAGCTCCAGCTCCTGTGCAGGTGGAGAGCCTCTACACCGGGTCAAAAGGGAAGGAGAAGCCTGGCCAGATCCTGATTGAGGACTTGGGTccagatgaagaggaagacatCACTCCATCGCAAGATGATACAGCTGAGGAGG ATTTGAGTGAAACACTGTCAATCAGTGAACCTGAACAAACTAAAATGTACTCAGTTCCAGTATTGTCCTCTCCACCTGTGCAACAGGAATATTTTCCTGGAAATTAA
- the coro2aa gene encoding coronin-2A isoform X1, producing MTVSKMSWRPQYRSSKFRHVFGKAATKESCYDGVPITRSVQDNNFCTVNPRFLAVITECAGGGAFLVLSLHHTGKVDPHHPRVSGHRGNVLDIKWNPFNDYCIASCSEDTTVKVWEIPPHGVLKTLTVAWKELQGHSRRVGLIEWHPTAKNILFSTGYDYQVMIWNLDCPEQVIKNPVRTISHHTDVVLSMSFNTDGSLLATSCKDRKVRLMEARSGNILQETNSKAHKASKVLILGNVKMLLTTGTSRWNERQIALWDQDDLSVPLLEENLDGSSGVLFPFYDPDTHMLYIAGKGDGNMRYYEISSEKPYIHYLTEYRSNLPQKGMGVMPKRGLDVNSCEVFRFYKLVTIKSLIEPLSMIVPRRSESYQEDIYPMTAGNKPAVTAEEWLSGVNKGPVLMSLKPGSQLAESYSETKAAESSLDPGRPQSRPGMLAIIQDERGAKESREDSGITEDALSRTSVSNGEDLALCSPPRTESELRLKFHKQQEEIRRLRELVGQRDVRIKQLELEIKNMKNSQSQSSL from the exons atgTCATGGCGCCCTCAGTACCGCAGCTCCAAGTTCCGCCACGTGTTTGGTAAGGCCGCCACCAAGGAGAGCTGCTACGATGGCGTGCCAATCACACGCAGCGTCCAGGACAACAACTTCTGCACCGTCAACCCACGGTTCCTGGCCGTCATCACCGAGTGTGCGGGGGGAGGGGCCTTCCTGGTCCTGTCGCTCCATCAT acGGGTAAAGTGGACCCTCACCACCCTCGTGTGTCGGGCCACAGGGGCAACGTGTTGGACATTAAATGGAACCCCTTCAACGACTACTGTATCGCCTCCTGCTCTGAAGACACCACG GTTAAAGTGTGGGAAATCCCTCCCCATGGGGTGTTAAAAACCCTGACCGTGGCGTGGAAGGAGCTCCAGGGTCACAGCCGCAGGGTGGGCCTCATCGAGTGGCACCCGACCGCGAAGAACATCCTCTTCAGCACGGGCTACGACTACCAG GTGATGATCTGGAACCTGGACTGTCCCGAGCAGGTGATCAAAAACCCCGTGCGGACCATCAGCCACCACACAGACGTGGTCCTGTCCATGTCCTTCAACACAGACGGCAGCCTCCTCGCGACCTCCTGCAAAGACAGGAAGGTCCGACTGATGGAGGCTCGCTCAGGAAACATACTGCAG GAAACCAACAGCAAGGCACACAAAGCCAGTAAAGTGTTGATACTGGGAAACGTGAAGATGCTCCTCACGACGGGAACTTCACGCTGGAATGAACGACAGATAGCTCTGTGGGATCAG gatgATTTGTCTGTGCCTTTgttggaggagaacctggatgGGTCGTCGGGGGTGTTATTTCCTTTCTACgacccagacacacacatgctctaCATCGCTGGGAAG ggtgATGGAAATATGCGATACTATGAGATCAGCTCAGAAAAACCATACATCCACTACTTAACGGAGTACCGCTCAAACCTACCTCAGAAAGGAATGG GTGTGATGCCAAAGAGAGGTCTAGATGTCAACTCCTGCGAGGTGTTCAGGTTCTACAAACTGGTGACAATCAAAAGTTTAATTGAGCCCCTTTCGATGATTGTTCCCCGCAGG TCGGAGTCCTACCAAGAAGACATTTATCCAATGACTGCTGGCAACAAGCcggccgtgacagccgaggagTGGCTCAGCGGCGTCAACAAAG GTCCAGTGCTGATGTCTCTTAAGCCTGGAAGTCAACTTGCAGAGTCTTACTCGGAGACCAAGGCGGCGGAGAGCTCGCTGGACCCCGGCAGACCTCAGAGCCGGCCGGGCATGCTGGCCATCATTCAGGACGAGCGCGGAGCCAAAGAAAGCAGAGAGGACAGCGGCATCACAGAGGACGCCCTGAGTCGGACGTCTGTGAGCAACGGAGAAGACCTCGCACTCTGCTCTCCCCCCAGGACAGAGAGCGAG CTTCGCCTGAAGTTCCacaagcagcaggaggagatccGGCGGCTGAGGGAGCTGGTCGGGCAGAGGGACGTGCGCATcaagcagctggagctggagattAAGAACATGAAAAACTCCCAGTCTCAGAGCTCGCTTTAG
- the hemgn gene encoding hemogen isoform X1 produces MIRAKLLELSQHYAGLSMEETLQQDSESKNPNEDQGGIRRRLRDRDLLKKRKAEAEEKETNQWVLGLESQRKRSRPADKSSSKRRGRPKKTEATPQIVAQGEAALTQEAPAAAAVLEPAAVIPDQIPNTSLTSFTTTKEESKPVFGSGQGLIFGPFQTPVSAPVSQALDVAPVRDSAPDPVPALSQESVRAEAPAPVQVESLYTGSKGKEKPGQILIEDLGPDEEEDITPSQDDTAEEDLSETLSISEPEQTKMYSVPVLSSPPVQQEYFPGN; encoded by the exons ATGATAAGGGCCAAACTGCTAGAACTCTCCCAGCACTATG CAGGACTCAGCATGGAGGAGACGTTGCAACAAGACTCGGAATCTAAAAATCCAAATGAGGACCAAG GAGGGATCCGCCGCCGATTGCGAGACAGAGaccttctgaagaagagaaaagctgAGGCAGAGGAGAAGGAAACAAACCAGTGGGTTTTGGG GTTGGAGAGCCAAAGGAAACGATCAAGACCCGCAGACAAGAGCAGctcaaagaggagagggaggcccAAGAAGACTGAAGCCACACCACAGATAGTTGCTCAGGGGGAGGCAGCGCTGACTCAGGAGGCTCCTGCTGCGGCGGCGGTGCTTGAACCTGCTGCGGTCATCCCAGATCAAATACCAAATACTTCTCTGACCTCCTTTACCACCACCAAAGAAGAGTCAAAACCAGTTTTTGGATCTGGCCAAGGCTTAATTTTTGGTCCTTTCCAAACTCCTGTCTCTGCTCCAGTTAGCCAGGCTCTAGATGTGGCTCCTGTGCGAGACTCAGCTCCAGATCCGGTTCCGGCTCTGTCCCAGGAGTCTGTCAGAGCTGAAGCTCCAGCTCCTGTGCAGGTGGAGAGCCTCTACACCGGGTCAAAAGGGAAGGAGAAGCCTGGCCAGATCCTGATTGAGGACTTGGGTccagatgaagaggaagacatCACTCCATCGCAAGATGATACAGCTGAGGAGG ATTTGAGTGAAACACTGTCAATCAGTGAACCTGAACAAACTAAAATGTACTCAGTTCCAGTATTGTCCTCTCCACCTGTGCAACAGGAATATTTTCCTGGAAATTAA